A window of Saccopteryx leptura isolate mSacLep1 chromosome 5, mSacLep1_pri_phased_curated, whole genome shotgun sequence contains these coding sequences:
- the BPIFB4 gene encoding BPI fold-containing family B member 4, with amino-acid sequence MWTAWCVAALSVAAVCGIRQETNTVLRVTKDVLSNAISGSLLQGHVLHSALREVPAGKAGIPRGAGGVPYNDFHVRDPPPKYPNGNQLGGNYKYGHVKTNDNTAQLGGKYRYGEVLESDGNTRDLRRGDYDYRSAVNADGGRRDLRRSKSAKPERAGTTRRLHRRELRPGAISPGVATGALGPGGLLGAGGMLAADGILSGQGGLLGGGGLLGDGGLLGGGGVLGVLGEGGILDTVQGITGLRIVELTLPRVSVRLLPGVGVYLNLYTRVAINGKSLIGFLDIAVEVNITAKVRLTMDRTGYPRLVIERCDTLLGGIKVKLLRGLLPNLVDNLVNRVLANVLPDLLCPVVDVVLGLVNDQLGLVNSLVPLGILGSVQYTFSSLPLVTGEFLELDLNTLVGEVGGGLIDYPLGRPAMAPRQKMPELPPMGDNTNSQLAISANFLGSVLTLLQKQGALDIDITDGMFEDLPPLTTSTLGALIPKVFQQYPESRPLTIRIQVPRPPSVTLQQDKAVVKVLATSEVMVSQPNDVETTICLIDVDTELLAMFSVENDKLMIDAKLDKTSLNLRTSNVGNFDVSLLEMLVGKIFDLAFLPAMNAVLGSGVPLPKILNIDFNNADIDILEDLLVLST; translated from the exons ATGTGGACAGCTTGGTGTGTGGCTGCTCTGTCCGTGGCAGCCGTGTGTGGCATTCGTCAAGAGACAAACACGGTCCTCAGGGTTACCAAAGACGTGCTGAGCAATG CCATTTCCGGCTCCCTGCTGCAGGGCCACGTGCTCCACTCCGCCCTGAGAGAGGTGCCCGCGGGTAAAGCCGGCA TCCCCCGCGGCGCTGGTGGTGTTCCTTACAACGACTTCCATGTCCGAGATCCCCCCCCAAAATATCCGAATGGCAACCAGCTTGGCGGTAATTACAAGTATGGTCACGTCAAAACTAATGACAACACCGCTCAGCTGGGGGGCAAATACCGGTATGGGGAGGTCCTCGAGTCTGACGGGAACACCAGGGACCTCCGACGCGGCGACTACGACTACCGCAGCGCGGTGAACGCGGACGGCGGCCGCAGGGACCTCAGGCGGTCCAAGTCCGCCAAGCCGGAGCGCGCGGGGACCACCCGAAGGCTTCACCGGCGAGAGCTGCGGCCGGGGGCGATCTCACCCGGTGTGGCCACGGGGGCCCTGGGCCCAGGCGGCTTGCTGGGCGCTGGCGGCATGCTGGCAGCGGATGGCATCCTGTCGGGCCAAGGTGGCCTGCTTGGCGGAGGCGGTCTCCTTGGCGACGGAGGACTTCTCGGAGGAGGGGGAGTCTTGGGCGTGCTTGGCGAAGGCGGCATCCTGGACACGGTGCAGGGCATCACGGG GCTGCGCATTGTGGAGCTGACCCTCCCGCGGGTGTCTGTTCGGCTCCTGCCCGGCGTAGGCGTCTACCTGAACTTGTACACGCGCGTGGCCATCAACGGGAAGAG TCTCATTGGCTTCCTGGACATCGCCGTGGAGGTGAACATTACGGCCAAGGTCCGGCTGACCATGGACCGCACAGGCTACCCAAGGCTGGTCATCGAGCGCTGTGACACCCTCCTGGGGGGCATCAAAGTCAAGCTGCTGCGAGG gCTTCTCCCCAACCTCGTGGACAACTTAGTGAACCGAGTCCTGGCCAATGTCCTCCCTGACTTG CTCTGCCCCGTCGTGGACGTCGTGCTGGGTCTTGTCAACGACCAGCTGGGTCTTGTGAACT CTCTGGTTCCTCTGGGGATACTAGGAAGTGTCCAGTATACCTTCTCCAGCCTTCCGCTTGTGACTGGGGAATTCCTGGAGCTGGACCTCAAC ACTCTGGTGGGGGAAGTTGGAGGAGGGCTCATTGACTATCCACTGGGGCGTCCAGCCATGGCTCCCAGGCAAAAGATGCCAGAATTACCCCCCATGGGCGACAACACCAACTCCCAGCTGGCCATCTCTGCCAACTTCCTGGGCTCGGTGCTGACACTCCTGCAGAAGCAAGGGGCACTGGATATCGACATCACCGACGGCATG TTTGAGGATCTCCCTCCACTGACCACGTCCACGCTGGGAGCCCTGATTCCCAAG GTGTTCCAGCAGTACCCCGAGTCACGCCCGCTCACCATCAGGATCCAGGTGCCCCGCCCGCCTTCGGTGACGCTGCAGCAGGACAAGGCTGTGGTGAAGGTGTTGGCCACCTCCGAGGTCATGGTGTCCCAGCCCAATGACGTCGAGACCACCATTTGCCTCATCGATGTG GACACAGAGCTGTTGGCCATGTTTTCCGTGGAGAACGATAAGCTCATGATCGACGCCAAGCTGGACAA GACCAGCCTCAACCTCAGAACCTCGAATGTGGGCAATTTTGAT GTCAGCCTCCTGGAGATGCTGGTCGGGAAGATTTTTGACCTGGCGTTTCTGCCCGCGATGAATG CTGTGCTGGGCTCTGGCGTTCCTCTCCCCAAAATCCTTAACATCGACTTCAACAATGCAGACATCGACATCTTAGAG GACCTCCTGGTGCTGAGCACCTG
- the BPIFB3 gene encoding BPI fold-containing family B member 3 isoform X1 produces MRSPEGEAWKVPRRLQSERRAAVPCRSPGVPPPIMLGMWTLLLLWGLATPCQGLLETVGTLARIDKDELGKAIQNSLVGGAVLQNVLGTVTSVNQGLLGSGGLLGGGGLLGHGGVFGVVQKISGVKIEELTLPKVSLKLLPGFGVQLNLHTKVGLHGSGPLGGLLQLAAEVNVSSRVALGMSSRGSPILILKRCSTLLGHISLLSGLLPPPLLGVVEQTLFKVLPGLLCPVVDCVLDVVNELLGDVLSLVPLRALGSVEFSLATLPLISNQYIELDINPIVKGVAGDVIDFPNAPKPIKVPPKKDHSSQVTVPLYLFNTIFGLLQTNGALDTDITPELVTSNVSLTTTDLAALVPEALGKLPPGQQLLLSLWVKEVPVVTLQNKKATVSIPVNIHVLSYLPAGTPEDLFELNGVMTLNAQLAPSATKLHLSVSLARLSVTLASSFAHPFDASRLEEWLSDVVRVAYVPKLNVDLGVGIPLPKVLNVNFASAGLEIIENAVVLTVAS; encoded by the exons ATGAGGTCCCCTGAGGGAGAGGCTTGGAAAGTGCCCCGGAGACTGCAGAGCGAGCGCAGAGCAGCTGTGCCCTGCAGGTCACCAG GTGTGCCGCCGCCAATCATGTTGGGCATGTGGACCCTGCTTCTCCTCTGGGGCCTGGCAACTCCGTGCCAGGGGCTGCTTGAGACGGTGGGCACACTCGCTCGGATCGACAAGGATGAACTCGGCAAAG CCATCCAGAACTCGCTGGTCGGGGGGGCCGTCCTGCAGAACGTGCTGGGGACGGTCACATCAGTGAACCAGGGCCTCTTGGGTTCCGGGGGGCTGCTGGGAGGAGGAGGCCTGCTGGGCCACGGTGGGGTGTTTGGTGTTGTCCAGAAGATCTCCGG GGTGAAAATTGAGGAACTCACGTTGCCAAAGGTATCGCTGAAGCTGCTGCCGGGGTTTGGGGTGCAGCTGAACCTGCACACCAAGGTGGGCCTGCACGGCTCCGG GCCCCTCGGGGGCCTCCTGCAGCTGGCAGCCGAGGTGAACGTGTCGTCGAGGGTGGCGCTGGGCATGAGCTCGCGGGGTTCGCCCATCCTCATCCTCAAGCGCTGCAGCACGCTCCTGGGCCACATCAGCCTGCTCTCGGG GCTGCTGCCCCCACCGCTCCTTGGGGTTGTGGAGCAGACACTCTTCAAGGTGCTGCCGGGACTG CTGTGCCCCGTGGTGGACTGCGTGCTGGACGTGGTGAACGAGCTCCTGGGAGATGTGCTGA GCCTCGTGCCCTTGCGGGCTCTCGGGTCTGTGGAATTCTCTCTGGCCACGCTGCCTCTCATCTCTAACCAGTACATAGAGCTGGACATCAAT CCCATTGTGAAGGGTGTAGCCGGTGACGTCATCGACTTCCCCAACGCCCCCAAGCCTATCAAGGTGCCTCCCAAGAAGGACCACTCGTCCCAGGTGACTGTGCCTCTGTACCTCTTCAACACCATATTTGGGCTCCTGCAGACCAACGGTGCCCTCGACACAGACATCACCCCTGAGCTG GTTACCAGCAATGTCTCATTGACAACTACAGACCTGGCAGCTTTGGTCCCTGAG gCTCTGGGCAAGTTGCCCCCAGGTCAGCAGCTCCTGCTCTCCCTGTGGGTGAAGGAAGTGCCCGTGGTCACACTCCAGAACAAGAAGGCCACAGTCTCCATCCCAGTTAACATCCACGTGCTGTCCTACCTCCCTGCTGGGACTCCTGAAGACCTCTTTGAACTGAATGGG GTCATGACTTTAAATGCCCAGTTGGCTCCTTCGGCTACCAAGCTGCACCTCTCTGTGTCCCTGGCACG GCTCAGTGTCACGCTGGCCTCTTCCTTTGCCCACCCCTTTGAT GCGTCCCGTTTAGAAGAATGGCTCAGCGATGTGGTCCGGGTGGCATACGTGCCGAAACTCAACG TGGATCTGGGTGTTGGAATTCCCCTGCCTAAGGTTCTCAATGTCAATTTTGCCAGTGCGGGCCTGGAGATCATAGAG AATGCCGTTGTGCTGACCGTGGCCTCCTGA
- the BPIFB3 gene encoding BPI fold-containing family B member 3 isoform X2 yields the protein MLGMWTLLLLWGLATPCQGLLETVGTLARIDKDELGKAIQNSLVGGAVLQNVLGTVTSVNQGLLGSGGLLGGGGLLGHGGVFGVVQKISGVKIEELTLPKVSLKLLPGFGVQLNLHTKVGLHGSGPLGGLLQLAAEVNVSSRVALGMSSRGSPILILKRCSTLLGHISLLSGLLPPPLLGVVEQTLFKVLPGLLCPVVDCVLDVVNELLGDVLSLVPLRALGSVEFSLATLPLISNQYIELDINPIVKGVAGDVIDFPNAPKPIKVPPKKDHSSQVTVPLYLFNTIFGLLQTNGALDTDITPELVTSNVSLTTTDLAALVPEALGKLPPGQQLLLSLWVKEVPVVTLQNKKATVSIPVNIHVLSYLPAGTPEDLFELNGVMTLNAQLAPSATKLHLSVSLARLSVTLASSFAHPFDASRLEEWLSDVVRVAYVPKLNVDLGVGIPLPKVLNVNFASAGLEIIENAVVLTVAS from the exons ATGTTGGGCATGTGGACCCTGCTTCTCCTCTGGGGCCTGGCAACTCCGTGCCAGGGGCTGCTTGAGACGGTGGGCACACTCGCTCGGATCGACAAGGATGAACTCGGCAAAG CCATCCAGAACTCGCTGGTCGGGGGGGCCGTCCTGCAGAACGTGCTGGGGACGGTCACATCAGTGAACCAGGGCCTCTTGGGTTCCGGGGGGCTGCTGGGAGGAGGAGGCCTGCTGGGCCACGGTGGGGTGTTTGGTGTTGTCCAGAAGATCTCCGG GGTGAAAATTGAGGAACTCACGTTGCCAAAGGTATCGCTGAAGCTGCTGCCGGGGTTTGGGGTGCAGCTGAACCTGCACACCAAGGTGGGCCTGCACGGCTCCGG GCCCCTCGGGGGCCTCCTGCAGCTGGCAGCCGAGGTGAACGTGTCGTCGAGGGTGGCGCTGGGCATGAGCTCGCGGGGTTCGCCCATCCTCATCCTCAAGCGCTGCAGCACGCTCCTGGGCCACATCAGCCTGCTCTCGGG GCTGCTGCCCCCACCGCTCCTTGGGGTTGTGGAGCAGACACTCTTCAAGGTGCTGCCGGGACTG CTGTGCCCCGTGGTGGACTGCGTGCTGGACGTGGTGAACGAGCTCCTGGGAGATGTGCTGA GCCTCGTGCCCTTGCGGGCTCTCGGGTCTGTGGAATTCTCTCTGGCCACGCTGCCTCTCATCTCTAACCAGTACATAGAGCTGGACATCAAT CCCATTGTGAAGGGTGTAGCCGGTGACGTCATCGACTTCCCCAACGCCCCCAAGCCTATCAAGGTGCCTCCCAAGAAGGACCACTCGTCCCAGGTGACTGTGCCTCTGTACCTCTTCAACACCATATTTGGGCTCCTGCAGACCAACGGTGCCCTCGACACAGACATCACCCCTGAGCTG GTTACCAGCAATGTCTCATTGACAACTACAGACCTGGCAGCTTTGGTCCCTGAG gCTCTGGGCAAGTTGCCCCCAGGTCAGCAGCTCCTGCTCTCCCTGTGGGTGAAGGAAGTGCCCGTGGTCACACTCCAGAACAAGAAGGCCACAGTCTCCATCCCAGTTAACATCCACGTGCTGTCCTACCTCCCTGCTGGGACTCCTGAAGACCTCTTTGAACTGAATGGG GTCATGACTTTAAATGCCCAGTTGGCTCCTTCGGCTACCAAGCTGCACCTCTCTGTGTCCCTGGCACG GCTCAGTGTCACGCTGGCCTCTTCCTTTGCCCACCCCTTTGAT GCGTCCCGTTTAGAAGAATGGCTCAGCGATGTGGTCCGGGTGGCATACGTGCCGAAACTCAACG TGGATCTGGGTGTTGGAATTCCCCTGCCTAAGGTTCTCAATGTCAATTTTGCCAGTGCGGGCCTGGAGATCATAGAG AATGCCGTTGTGCTGACCGTGGCCTCCTGA